The Roseofilum capinflatum BLCC-M114 nucleotide sequence TCAACCAGAAGCTACGTTAGAAACCCGGTTTCTGGATTTGAATTGTTATATCAAATCCGGTTAAACAGTTGTCATTGCGACCGCAGGGAAGCATTCGCGCTTCGCGCAAGCTTCGCTAACGCTACAATTAGCGAGATGATCGAGATTGCTTCGTTCCGCTGGCGCTCCACTCGCAATGACATAGTGGAACTGATGATTCGGATTTAATTGTTCATTGTTCATTGTTAATTGTTCATTGAACCAAACCGATGGAAGGGATAGAAGCGGAAAATGACTTGACCGCGAATTTGTTGGCGGGAGACCACTTGACCGGTAAAGTCGCCGGTATAATCGCGATCGGTGACAATGGCGTAATATTCATCGGCGTTGAGCGTGATGGGGGGTTGGTTAAAGGTGGGGGGTAACTGGATGGAACCCGTATCGAGGAGTTCATCATTGATGAAGACTTCACCCGATGAAATTGCCAGGGTTTCCTGGGGTTGGGCAATAATGTATTTGATAACCCTCAATTCTGACATCTCAAAGATAATCACATTGCCTCGATGGAACGGACGAAAACGGTGGGTTAAGGAGTCAATAAATACGGTGTCTTGAGGGCGTAAAATTGCCTCTAGTCCCACGTTAGCAATGCGTTGAGCAGAAAACGTATCGATGCTTCTGGGCAACCAAGCAGCCATGAAGACTAATATCAACACTAAACCCCAATTTATTTGGTGTGGGGGCAGGGTATAGG carries:
- a CDS encoding S26 family signal peptidase; this encodes LIVGLIVGLIVGLIVGLIVGLIGGLIVGLIGGLIGGLRADLKVRQKPNEGIWETRNKVLITIGLAMLLCPLMFIVPNWATGQEFHVPTTLIFGVGMGIILGFLAGGGVALIQHFALRWVLSRQGNMPGNYAHFLTQASQADILKQSGGRFRFYHDTLREHLAQEVTLPAYTLPPHQINWGLVLILVFMAAWLPRSIDTFSAQRIANVGLEAILRPQDTVFIDSLTHRFRPFHRGNVIIFEMSELRVIKYIIAQPQETLAISSGEVFINDELLDTGSIQLPPTFNQPPITLNADEYYAIVTDRDYTGDFTGQVVSRQQIRGQVIFRFYPFHRFGSMNN